In the genome of Myxococcus stipitatus, one region contains:
- a CDS encoding PaaI family thioesterase has translation MSDTQPSPTLAELVLQVRKTREYSRLTDAIPYARFMGIGVEHLAGEMLCRMTYTPKLIGNSFLPALHGGTLGALLECSAIFELLLQTETQRVPKVISLTVDFLRSGKAQDTFAKAFITRQGRRVANVRVEAWQDDRTRPIASANALFLLSEP, from the coding sequence ATGAGCGACACGCAACCTTCCCCCACGCTCGCCGAGCTCGTCCTCCAGGTGCGCAAGACGCGCGAGTACAGCCGCCTCACCGACGCCATCCCCTACGCGCGCTTCATGGGCATCGGCGTGGAGCACCTGGCCGGAGAGATGCTCTGCCGGATGACGTACACGCCCAAGCTCATCGGCAACAGCTTCCTGCCCGCGCTGCACGGCGGCACGCTGGGCGCGCTGCTGGAGTGCTCCGCCATCTTCGAGCTGCTGCTCCAGACGGAGACGCAGCGCGTCCCCAAGGTCATCTCCCTCACGGTGGACTTCCTGCGCTCGGGCAAGGCCCAGGACACCTTCGCGAAGGCCTTCATCACGCGACAGGGACGCCGCGTCGCCAACGTCCGCGTGGAGGCCTGGCAGGACGACCGCACCCGCCCCATCGCCAGCGCGAACGCGCTGTTCCTGCTCTCGGAGCCCTGA
- a CDS encoding TetR/AcrR family transcriptional regulator — protein sequence MGRPKTFDEDAVLDRAIDQFWTTGYHAVSVRDLETSTGVLKGSLYAAFGDKRALFLASLRRYADKSVTDIHGLLAKGSNPRAGLEHYLRVRGKECIGPTRIRGCFLANTAAEVAPHDPEVRAVVGQSFAKLADALEPTLREAQKQGLVSRRHDAHELAAHLVVLVQGMSVVGKTEPDSTLIRSSLRFALSLLEPDTSP from the coding sequence ATGGGCAGACCCAAGACTTTCGATGAGGACGCGGTCCTGGACCGCGCCATCGACCAGTTCTGGACGACCGGCTACCACGCCGTGTCCGTCCGGGACCTCGAGACCAGCACCGGTGTCCTCAAGGGCAGCCTCTACGCCGCCTTCGGAGACAAGCGCGCCCTCTTCCTCGCCTCCCTGCGCCGGTACGCCGACAAGAGCGTCACCGACATCCATGGCCTGCTCGCCAAGGGCTCAAACCCTCGCGCCGGCCTCGAGCACTACCTCCGCGTGCGCGGCAAGGAATGCATCGGCCCCACTCGCATCCGCGGCTGCTTCCTCGCCAACACCGCCGCCGAGGTCGCTCCCCATGACCCGGAAGTCCGCGCCGTCGTCGGCCAGTCCTTCGCCAAGCTCGCCGACGCCCTCGAACCCACCCTCCGCGAGGCCCAGAAGCAAGGCCTCGTCAGCCGCCGCCACGACGCCCACGAGCTCGCCGCCCACCTCGTCGTGCTCGTCCAGGGAATGAGCGTCGTCGGCAAGACAGAGCCCGACTCCACCCTCATCCGCTCCTCCCTCCGCTTCGCCCTCTCCCTCCTCGAACCCGACACCTCCCCATGA
- a CDS encoding DUF1570 domain-containing protein: protein MSMSKLCVAVLVWVVSTGCASSRALCPAEGGRVWSEVRSEHFRLHTNLSPEVAAQSAAELEKLRRAVLLAWGPDFNPQGSLDVILLRNTSELAEFTQGRFVGFVASTERGPLLVMSGEGYVLDNGPEQQLQTHELAHYLSQHVLLRQPRWLAEGLAQYLQTTHIKPSTQEAVLGRVNTHSRNYVTQHGWLDIDELWEWDQKELLSEAENQQHYASAWLWVHYLINMHTDRFDEFQTRLARAEDPKRAFEVSFQGVNDLRGDVRTYLMSGRSSFLTLPLPPVSTQVKVRELGGAEVHANRGLLFLRAPGELTQAQRQEKARAELAQALSEDPHNVSATLLAAQLSATPEEHLARARELVKTHPEDGRAWDLLAELLQGRGETQTQEQARESAARLMPHDSRVLASLAQHYAMTLQPAKGLPSAKRAVELSPGSPFALAIQAALFLQVDRCADAIAFQRRAVDMAHEAYAPVFRKELRDRLETFVKQCATRAAKPAP from the coding sequence ATGTCGATGTCCAAGCTTTGTGTCGCGGTGTTGGTTTGGGTGGTCTCCACGGGCTGTGCGAGCTCTCGCGCACTCTGTCCCGCCGAGGGAGGCCGGGTCTGGTCCGAGGTGCGCAGCGAGCACTTCCGCCTTCACACGAACCTCTCTCCCGAGGTCGCCGCGCAGTCCGCCGCCGAGCTGGAGAAGCTCCGCCGCGCGGTGCTGCTCGCCTGGGGCCCGGACTTCAACCCCCAGGGCTCGCTCGACGTCATCCTCCTGCGCAACACGAGCGAGCTGGCGGAGTTCACCCAGGGCCGCTTCGTGGGCTTCGTCGCCTCCACCGAGCGCGGCCCGCTGCTCGTCATGTCGGGCGAGGGCTACGTCCTGGACAACGGCCCGGAGCAGCAACTCCAGACCCACGAGCTGGCGCACTACCTGAGCCAGCACGTCCTGTTGCGCCAGCCGCGCTGGCTCGCCGAGGGCCTGGCCCAGTACCTCCAGACCACCCACATCAAGCCCAGCACCCAGGAGGCGGTGCTCGGCCGGGTCAACACGCACAGCCGCAACTACGTGACGCAGCATGGCTGGCTGGACATCGACGAGCTCTGGGAGTGGGACCAGAAGGAGCTGCTCAGCGAGGCGGAGAACCAGCAGCACTACGCCTCCGCGTGGCTGTGGGTCCACTACCTCATCAACATGCACACCGACCGCTTCGACGAGTTCCAGACGCGGCTGGCCCGCGCCGAGGACCCCAAGCGCGCCTTCGAGGTGTCCTTCCAGGGCGTCAATGACTTGCGCGGGGACGTGCGCACGTACCTGATGAGCGGACGCTCCTCGTTCCTCACCTTGCCGCTGCCGCCCGTGTCCACCCAGGTGAAGGTGCGCGAATTGGGCGGGGCCGAGGTCCACGCGAACCGCGGCCTGCTGTTCCTGCGCGCCCCGGGGGAGCTGACCCAGGCGCAGCGCCAGGAGAAGGCCCGCGCCGAGCTGGCCCAGGCCCTGTCCGAGGACCCCCACAACGTGAGCGCCACGCTCCTGGCCGCGCAGCTGTCCGCGACGCCCGAGGAGCACCTGGCCCGCGCACGCGAGCTGGTGAAGACCCACCCCGAGGACGGGCGCGCGTGGGACCTGCTCGCGGAGCTGCTCCAGGGCCGGGGCGAAACCCAGACGCAGGAGCAGGCCCGCGAGTCCGCCGCGCGGCTGATGCCCCACGACTCCCGCGTCCTGGCGAGCCTCGCCCAGCACTACGCGATGACGCTCCAGCCCGCGAAGGGGCTGCCCTCCGCGAAGCGCGCGGTGGAGCTGTCGCCGGGAAGCCCGTTCGCCCTGGCCATCCAGGCCGCGCTGTTCCTCCAGGTCGACCGCTGCGCGGACGCCATCGCCTTCCAGCGCCGCGCGGTGGACATGGCCCATGAGGCCTACGCCCCCGTCTTCCGCAAGGAGCTGCGCGACCGGCTGGAGACCTTCGTCAAGCAGTGCGCCACCCGCGCCGCGAAGCCCGCGCCCTGA
- a CDS encoding amidohydrolase family protein, producing the protein MKRLTSALCVALLVPGALVAAQPAATPPAARQDPPPAPKKKDDAAREAGRAVEVNPHAPAVAEGPAEGKDPDAWKVDAPGFPAKQVDIDVTEGTWMNVDVSPTGDELVFDLLGDIYVLPLTGGEARAVTSGVAWDMQPRYSPDGKSIAFTSDRGGGDNIWVMKRDGTDAKAVTQEKFRLLNSPAWSPDGQFIVARKHFTARRSLGAGEVWMYHRSGGDGVQLTERANDQKDLGEPAFSPDGRFVYFSQDTTPGKTFEYNKDPNAEIYAIQRLDLETKEIDPFVSGPGGSIRPTPSRDGKRLAFIRRVRTKSVLYVADVASGAERPLYDGLDRDMQETWAIHGVYPTMAWTRDDKSIVFWAGGKLQRVDVATKKVTPIPFHVKGTRTIFEAVRTPRAVAPERFNTKMLRWVQVSPTGDRVVFQSLGKLYVKDLPNGAPRRLTKQEDHLEFYPSFSRDGRSIVYSTWDDEKLGTLRLAPATGGEGKVLTSRPGYYVEPALSPDGKTLVYRATGDGYLMPGLWSREMGLFAQPVSGGAARRLTRDGAQPHFGVRSDRVYFLHVESKEKEDVRSLKSVGLDGGAERTHMTSAEATELRVSPDERWVAFRENFNAYITAFPKGAKVASVGPDAKAMPVAKVSRDAGEYLHWSGDSTRLHWAQGPELFTRELKQSFAFMDGAPEKLPEVARKGVDLSFQVKADVPEGTVALVGGRVITMKGDEVIEQGVVVVRGNRIVAVGPVGKVQVPSGAKVVDVKGKTLMPGLVDVHWHGSMGADGLMPEQSWVHAASLAFGVTTLHDPSNSTEEVFAASEMGKAGVLTAPRIFSTGTILYGAAGAGYRAPIETLDDARSHLRRMKSMGAFSVKSYNQPRRDQRQKVLQAARELDMLVVPEGGSLLQHNLTMVVDGHTGVEHAIPVARIYADVRQLWGRSGTGYTPTLGVAYGGNWGENYWYQKTHVWEDDRLLSFVPRRVVDSRSRRRTMVPDDEVNHIEAAKVARELNDAGVNVQLGAHGQREGLAAHWELWMFGQGGMKPLQALRAGTLGGARYLGMDKELGSLEEGKLADLLVLDQNPLENLGNSRTVRFTMVNGRLFDAATLNEVGTRQRERAKFFFEKDGNEGWTPKANAQTHTHACD; encoded by the coding sequence GTGAAACGACTGACCTCCGCTCTTTGCGTCGCGCTGCTGGTGCCCGGCGCACTCGTCGCCGCGCAGCCCGCGGCCACGCCTCCCGCTGCTCGGCAGGACCCCCCGCCCGCTCCCAAGAAGAAGGACGACGCCGCGCGCGAGGCGGGCCGCGCCGTCGAGGTGAACCCCCACGCCCCCGCCGTCGCGGAAGGCCCGGCCGAGGGGAAGGACCCGGACGCCTGGAAGGTGGATGCCCCCGGGTTCCCCGCGAAGCAGGTGGACATCGACGTCACGGAGGGGACGTGGATGAACGTGGACGTGAGCCCCACGGGGGACGAGCTCGTCTTCGACCTCCTGGGAGACATCTACGTGCTGCCCCTCACCGGAGGCGAGGCGCGCGCAGTGACGTCCGGCGTCGCGTGGGACATGCAGCCGCGCTACAGCCCGGACGGCAAGTCCATCGCCTTCACCAGCGACCGCGGAGGGGGCGACAACATCTGGGTGATGAAGCGGGATGGCACCGACGCGAAGGCGGTGACGCAGGAGAAGTTCCGCCTGCTCAACAGCCCCGCGTGGAGCCCGGATGGCCAGTTCATCGTCGCCCGCAAGCACTTCACCGCGCGGCGCTCGCTGGGTGCGGGCGAGGTGTGGATGTACCACCGCTCCGGCGGTGACGGCGTGCAGCTCACCGAGCGCGCCAATGACCAGAAGGACCTGGGCGAGCCGGCGTTCTCGCCGGATGGCCGCTTCGTCTACTTCAGCCAGGACACCACGCCGGGCAAGACGTTCGAGTACAACAAGGACCCGAACGCGGAAATCTACGCCATCCAGCGACTGGACCTGGAGACGAAGGAGATAGACCCCTTCGTGAGCGGGCCGGGTGGCTCCATCCGCCCCACGCCGTCGCGCGACGGCAAGCGGCTGGCGTTCATCCGCCGCGTGCGCACCAAGAGCGTGCTGTACGTCGCGGACGTGGCCTCCGGCGCGGAGCGCCCGCTGTACGACGGGCTCGACCGCGACATGCAGGAGACGTGGGCCATCCACGGCGTCTACCCGACGATGGCGTGGACGCGGGACGACAAGTCCATTGTCTTCTGGGCGGGCGGCAAGCTCCAGCGCGTCGACGTGGCGACGAAGAAGGTGACGCCCATTCCCTTCCACGTGAAGGGCACGCGGACGATTTTCGAGGCCGTGCGCACGCCGCGCGCGGTGGCGCCCGAGCGCTTCAACACGAAGATGCTGCGCTGGGTGCAGGTGTCCCCCACGGGGGACCGCGTGGTGTTCCAGTCGCTGGGCAAGCTCTACGTGAAGGACCTGCCCAACGGCGCGCCCAGGCGGCTGACGAAGCAGGAAGACCACCTGGAGTTCTATCCGTCGTTCTCCCGCGACGGGCGCTCCATCGTCTACTCGACGTGGGATGACGAGAAGCTGGGCACCCTCCGCCTGGCGCCCGCCACGGGCGGCGAGGGCAAGGTGCTGACGTCGCGGCCAGGCTACTACGTGGAGCCCGCGCTGAGCCCCGACGGCAAGACGCTGGTGTACCGCGCGACGGGCGACGGCTACCTGATGCCCGGACTGTGGAGCCGGGAGATGGGCCTGTTCGCGCAGCCCGTGTCCGGCGGCGCGGCGCGCAGGTTGACTCGGGACGGCGCGCAGCCGCACTTCGGCGTGCGCTCGGACCGCGTGTACTTCCTGCATGTGGAGTCGAAGGAGAAGGAGGACGTGCGCTCGCTGAAGAGCGTGGGCCTGGACGGAGGCGCGGAGCGCACGCACATGACGAGCGCGGAGGCGACGGAGCTGCGCGTGTCGCCGGATGAGCGCTGGGTGGCGTTCCGCGAGAACTTCAACGCGTACATCACCGCGTTCCCCAAGGGCGCGAAGGTGGCCTCGGTGGGCCCGGACGCCAAGGCGATGCCGGTGGCGAAGGTGAGCCGGGACGCGGGCGAGTACCTGCACTGGTCCGGCGACAGCACCCGGCTGCACTGGGCGCAGGGGCCGGAGCTCTTCACGCGGGAGCTGAAGCAGTCCTTCGCCTTCATGGACGGGGCACCGGAGAAGCTCCCGGAGGTCGCGCGGAAGGGTGTGGACCTGTCGTTCCAGGTGAAGGCGGACGTGCCGGAGGGCACGGTGGCGCTGGTGGGTGGCCGCGTCATCACCATGAAGGGTGATGAGGTCATCGAGCAGGGCGTGGTGGTGGTGCGCGGCAACCGCATCGTCGCGGTGGGTCCGGTGGGCAAGGTGCAGGTGCCCTCGGGCGCGAAGGTGGTGGACGTGAAGGGCAAGACGCTGATGCCCGGACTGGTGGACGTGCACTGGCACGGGAGCATGGGCGCCGACGGCCTGATGCCCGAGCAGAGCTGGGTGCACGCGGCCTCGCTCGCGTTCGGCGTGACGACGCTGCATGACCCGTCCAACTCCACCGAAGAGGTCTTCGCCGCCAGCGAGATGGGCAAGGCGGGGGTGCTCACCGCGCCGCGCATCTTCTCCACGGGCACCATCCTGTACGGCGCGGCGGGCGCGGGCTACCGCGCGCCCATCGAGACGCTGGACGACGCGCGCTCGCACCTGCGGCGCATGAAGTCGATGGGGGCCTTCAGCGTGAAGAGCTACAACCAGCCTCGCCGGGACCAGCGGCAGAAGGTGCTCCAGGCGGCGCGGGAGCTGGACATGCTGGTGGTGCCCGAGGGCGGCTCGCTGCTCCAGCACAACCTGACCATGGTGGTGGACGGACACACGGGCGTGGAGCACGCGATTCCCGTGGCGCGCATCTACGCGGACGTCCGGCAGCTGTGGGGCAGGAGCGGCACCGGCTACACGCCGACCCTGGGCGTGGCGTACGGCGGCAACTGGGGTGAGAACTACTGGTACCAGAAGACCCACGTCTGGGAGGACGACCGGCTGCTGTCCTTCGTGCCCCGCCGGGTGGTGGACTCGCGCAGCCGCCGCCGGACGATGGTGCCGGATGACGAGGTCAACCACATCGAAGCGGCGAAGGTGGCGCGGGAGCTGAACGACGCGGGCGTCAACGTGCAGTTGGGCGCGCATGGTCAGCGCGAGGGCCTGGCGGCGCACTGGGAGCTGTGGATGTTCGGCCAGGGCGGGATGAAGCCGCTGCAGGCGCTGCGCGCGGGCACGCTCGGGGGCGCGCGCTACCTGGGCATGGACAAGGAGCTGGGCTCGCTGGAGGAGGGCAAGCTCGCCGACCTCCTCGTGCTGGACCAGAACCCGCTGGAGAACCTGGGCAACAGCCGCACCGTGCGCTTCACCATGGTGAACGGGCGGCTGTTCGACGCGGCCACGCTGAACGAGGTGGGCACGCGTCAGCGCGAGCGCGCGAAGTTCTTCTTCGAGAAGGACGGCAACGAGGGCTGGACGCCCAAGGCCAACGCCCAGACGCACACGCACGCGTGCGATTGA
- a CDS encoding PaaI family thioesterase yields MERCSLFYTDIVPHNHALGLKLLDIGPAEAVVELPYADFLVGNPETGVIAGGAVTTLIDAACGSAVILRFGRFLPLVTLDLRIDYLRPARPGISLTAVAECYRATRQVAFVRALVHQGDKSNPVASAQGTFMRLEE; encoded by the coding sequence ATGGAACGCTGCTCCCTGTTCTACACGGACATCGTTCCCCACAACCACGCGCTGGGACTGAAGCTCCTGGACATCGGCCCCGCGGAGGCCGTCGTCGAGCTGCCCTACGCGGACTTCCTCGTGGGCAACCCGGAGACGGGCGTCATCGCGGGCGGCGCGGTGACGACGCTCATCGACGCGGCGTGTGGCTCCGCCGTCATCCTCCGCTTCGGCCGCTTCCTGCCGCTGGTGACGTTGGACCTGCGCATCGACTACCTGCGCCCCGCGCGCCCCGGCATCTCGCTCACCGCCGTGGCCGAGTGCTACCGCGCCACGCGACAGGTCGCCTTCGTCCGCGCGTTGGTGCACCAGGGTGACAAGAGCAATCCGGTGGCCTCCGCACAGGGCACCTTCATGCGGCTGGAGGAGTGA
- a CDS encoding serine/threonine-protein kinase, which yields MSLVQGALPSAKAVGLVAHLDSCESCRALVGESTLREPEEDEREAPASKPAQPPREQALGISALAFPKGTRLGPYVLGEMLGLGGMGVVYVAEDTRLGRKVALKLLRPARQGVAEERRGRLLREAQAMARVSHPNVLPVFELGSAEGRDYLAMEWVEGTTLAGWLREQTHSWEEVLEKFLAAGAGLAAAHREGLVHRDFKPANVLVGKDGRVRVTDFGLVRRWQAEASPLDETELILTRAGTTLGTPAYMSPEQRRGKRLDARSDQYSFCVALYEALHGERPPQQNVDEAPPPSSTRLRPSTGRIPEHVLSALSRGLSHSPAARFTSMEPLLQALSRSPGSREWRWLGVAALLLLLLAGGLGLVFWSHTSGAEDVRGELLELRQGEWRNVQVPGILKASVESPGLMAAEVSHGKLQLKGLKPGATRMTVSYLDGTEKRYNVSIK from the coding sequence AGAGCTGTCGCGCGCTCGTGGGGGAGAGCACGCTGCGGGAGCCGGAGGAGGACGAGCGCGAGGCCCCCGCGAGCAAGCCCGCCCAGCCGCCTCGGGAGCAGGCGCTCGGCATCTCCGCCCTGGCCTTCCCGAAGGGGACGCGGCTGGGCCCCTATGTGCTGGGCGAGATGCTGGGCCTGGGGGGCATGGGCGTGGTGTACGTCGCGGAGGACACGCGGCTGGGCCGCAAGGTGGCGCTGAAGCTCCTGCGCCCCGCCCGCCAGGGGGTGGCGGAGGAGCGCCGCGGACGCCTGCTGCGCGAGGCGCAGGCGATGGCGCGGGTGTCCCATCCCAACGTGCTGCCCGTGTTCGAGCTGGGCTCCGCGGAGGGGCGCGACTACCTGGCGATGGAGTGGGTGGAGGGCACGACGCTCGCGGGGTGGCTGCGTGAGCAGACGCACTCCTGGGAAGAGGTGCTGGAGAAGTTCCTCGCGGCGGGTGCGGGCCTGGCGGCGGCGCATCGCGAGGGCCTGGTGCACCGCGACTTCAAGCCGGCGAACGTCCTGGTGGGCAAGGACGGGCGCGTGCGAGTCACGGACTTCGGGCTCGTCCGTCGGTGGCAGGCCGAAGCCAGCCCGCTCGATGAGACGGAGCTGATTCTCACGCGTGCGGGCACCACGCTGGGCACGCCCGCATACATGTCCCCGGAGCAGCGCCGGGGGAAGCGCCTGGACGCGAGGAGCGACCAGTACAGCTTCTGCGTCGCGCTGTACGAAGCCCTGCATGGCGAGCGCCCCCCTCAGCAGAACGTGGACGAGGCTCCACCGCCCTCGTCGACCCGGCTGCGGCCGAGCACGGGCCGGATTCCGGAGCACGTGCTGAGCGCGCTGTCCCGGGGCCTGTCCCATTCGCCGGCGGCGCGCTTCACGTCCATGGAGCCGCTGCTCCAGGCGCTCTCGCGCTCCCCCGGGTCGCGCGAGTGGCGGTGGCTGGGCGTGGCGGCGCTGCTGCTCCTCCTCCTGGCGGGAGGGCTCGGCCTGGTGTTCTGGAGCCACACGAGCGGCGCGGAGGATGTCCGCGGGGAGCTTCTCGAGTTGCGCCAGGGTGAGTGGCGCAACGTGCAGGTCCCGGGCATCCTGAAGGCCTCGGTGGAGTCCCCGGGCCTCATGGCGGCGGAGGTGTCGCACGGCAAGCTCCAGCTCAAGGGGCTGAAGCCTGGGGCGACGCGCATGACGGTGTCGTACCTGGACGGGACGGAGAAGCGCTACAACGTGTCCATCAAGTAG
- a CDS encoding DoxX family protein, with protein sequence MSHPLLRFLVDPRPTTPSLSVGLLVLRILSGGLMTLHGAGKMLTPLSWMGPDSSLPGWLQFLGAAAEFFGGLAWMVGLLTPLASLGVAGTMLVGILIAHIPIDDPFIRLSVMGIHSGPGEPFAGLPTWLVRAGGRSPFGSGSSELATLYTAVSILLLSAGPGRFSLDTLLSQLRTRKPAAVTG encoded by the coding sequence ATGAGCCACCCCCTCCTCCGCTTCCTCGTCGACCCCCGCCCCACCACCCCTTCCCTCTCCGTGGGCCTGCTCGTCCTGCGCATCCTCAGCGGCGGACTCATGACCCTCCACGGCGCCGGGAAGATGCTCACTCCCCTCTCCTGGATGGGCCCCGACTCCTCCCTCCCCGGCTGGCTCCAGTTCCTCGGCGCCGCCGCCGAGTTCTTCGGAGGACTCGCGTGGATGGTCGGCCTGCTCACACCCCTGGCCTCCCTCGGCGTCGCGGGCACCATGCTCGTGGGCATCCTCATCGCCCACATCCCCATCGATGACCCGTTCATCCGCTTGAGCGTCATGGGCATCCACTCCGGCCCGGGGGAACCGTTCGCCGGTCTTCCCACCTGGCTCGTCCGCGCCGGAGGCCGCAGCCCCTTCGGCTCGGGCTCCTCGGAGCTCGCCACGCTCTACACCGCCGTCTCCATCCTCCTGCTCAGCGCCGGACCCGGACGGTTCTCGCTCGACACCCTGCTGTCCCAGCTCCGGACCAGGAAGCCCGCCGCCGTCACCGGGTGA
- a CDS encoding deoxyhypusine synthase family protein, producing the protein MATSELPVLEFVLANYKNFNARATRDALLSYWEHISKGGRMFWSVAGAMSSAQLGITLAPAIRAGLIHGLSVTGANLEESLFRLVAHHSYKDFPEYRYLTKADDTRILENRMRRVTDTSIPEDEAFRAVEKFIVPMWKNASAKGERRFWHEYFYEVIQALEPSSYEGDPEACWLLAAARAKLPIVVPGYEDSTFGNIFASYVKTGECNASIVKSGIEYMADFYDRYAELSEGEGVGFFQIGGGIAGDFPICVVPSIKYDLQKPVKPWAYFCQISDSTTSYGSYSGATPNEKITWDKLTETTPMFVVESDATIVAPLVLNALLECKRAPEKANALIAKHMK; encoded by the coding sequence ATGGCCACCTCTGAACTTCCCGTCCTGGAGTTCGTCCTCGCGAACTACAAGAACTTCAACGCCCGTGCGACGCGCGATGCGCTCCTGTCCTACTGGGAGCACATCTCCAAGGGCGGCCGCATGTTCTGGAGCGTCGCGGGCGCGATGTCCTCCGCGCAGCTGGGCATCACCCTGGCTCCCGCCATCCGCGCGGGGCTGATTCACGGCCTCTCCGTGACGGGCGCCAACCTCGAGGAGTCGCTCTTCCGGCTGGTGGCGCACCACTCGTACAAGGACTTCCCCGAGTACCGCTACCTCACCAAGGCGGACGACACGCGCATCCTGGAGAACCGGATGCGCCGGGTGACGGACACGAGCATCCCGGAGGACGAGGCGTTCCGCGCGGTGGAGAAGTTCATCGTCCCCATGTGGAAGAACGCGAGCGCGAAGGGTGAGCGGCGCTTCTGGCACGAGTACTTCTACGAGGTCATCCAGGCGCTGGAGCCGTCCTCGTACGAGGGTGACCCGGAGGCGTGCTGGCTGCTCGCGGCGGCGCGGGCGAAGCTGCCCATCGTGGTGCCGGGGTACGAGGACTCGACGTTCGGCAACATCTTCGCGTCCTACGTGAAGACGGGCGAGTGCAACGCGAGCATCGTCAAGTCGGGCATCGAGTACATGGCGGACTTCTACGACCGCTACGCGGAGCTGTCCGAGGGCGAGGGCGTGGGCTTCTTCCAGATTGGCGGCGGCATCGCGGGTGACTTCCCCATCTGCGTCGTCCCCTCCATCAAGTACGACCTGCAGAAGCCCGTGAAGCCGTGGGCGTACTTCTGCCAGATCAGCGACTCGACGACGTCGTACGGCTCGTACTCGGGCGCGACGCCGAACGAGAAGATTACGTGGGACAAGCTGACGGAGACGACGCCGATGTTCGTCGTCGAGTCGGACGCCACCATCGTCGCGCCGCTGGTGCTGAACGCGCTGCTCGAGTGCAAGCGGGCGCCAGAGAAGGCGAACGCGCTCATCGCGAAGCACATGAAGTAG
- a CDS encoding DUF4142 domain-containing protein, with protein MTRRNGWMLAGILCLGGAAVAQDSAPPQNGTGDSQGMIRAGEADAIDQGEDLRKQAREDVPATEGSGEPDAQARKWMQEGLLPIPTDEKAFLEMLHHGNQMEVQMGQLAQKNGASQGVKDFGARMEREHGKADEKLMAYAKSKGLQLGEPPAATPLDKAMNDSGHALMEELQLLRGPAFDRRYLAVMVGDHDMDIAKVMAGQQQFSSNAGLRGMLDETLTLMKQHRQSAYRLLGQETPRQARQAPRGGR; from the coding sequence ATGACTCGACGGAACGGTTGGATGTTGGCCGGAATCCTCTGTCTGGGCGGCGCGGCGGTGGCGCAGGACTCCGCTCCGCCGCAGAACGGCACCGGTGACAGCCAGGGCATGATTCGCGCGGGCGAGGCGGATGCCATCGACCAGGGCGAGGACCTCCGCAAGCAGGCACGCGAGGACGTGCCCGCGACGGAGGGCTCGGGTGAGCCCGATGCGCAGGCGCGGAAGTGGATGCAGGAGGGTTTGCTGCCCATCCCCACGGACGAGAAGGCCTTCCTGGAGATGCTGCACCACGGGAACCAGATGGAGGTCCAGATGGGACAGCTCGCCCAGAAGAACGGCGCGTCCCAAGGCGTGAAGGACTTCGGTGCCCGCATGGAGCGCGAGCATGGCAAGGCGGATGAGAAGCTGATGGCATACGCGAAGTCGAAGGGCCTCCAGTTGGGGGAGCCCCCGGCGGCGACGCCGCTCGACAAGGCCATGAACGACTCGGGGCACGCCCTCATGGAGGAGCTCCAGTTGCTTCGCGGCCCCGCGTTCGACCGCCGCTATCTGGCCGTCATGGTGGGAGACCATGACATGGACATCGCCAAGGTGATGGCCGGGCAGCAGCAGTTCTCCAGCAACGCCGGGCTGCGGGGGATGCTCGACGAGACGCTGACCCTGATGAAACAGCACCGACAGAGCGCCTACCGACTCCTGGGACAGGAGACGCCCAGGCAGGCCCGACAGGCTCCCCGCGGCGGGCGCTGA